The window CTCAGGCATTAGAAAAATTAAAAGCTCAAATTGCCCAAACGCACTCGGTCAACCCATCAGGGACTAACCACAATAATCAACAAGCAAATAATAACGGAACGCCATGGGGAATGATTTTATTGATGGTATGTTTAATTTCATTTATTTACTTAGCTGCGAAATGGATGTCTAGTCGCAATCCGACCCTTATGCCTGCGAACGACAACCCAAATAATGCTCACCAACAACCATATGTAAACGCAGGGCTAACACCTTTGGCAACGCAAAGTAGCGGAGGACTAGGGTCAACTATCATGACGGGGTTAGCAACGGGTGCTGCGGTAGGTGCAGGGATGGTGGCTGGTGAAGCATTGATGCATCATTTTACTGATGGTGATCATAATAATAGTGGTTTTATCAATACAGCTCAAGCAAACGATGAGGTCCTAA is drawn from Methylotenera versatilis 301 and contains these coding sequences:
- a CDS encoding tetratricopeptide repeat protein, with the translated sequence MKVKSLIQLAALLIPISFTAPAFSAEDASMHQVYLAAEAGKFNEAQSMMDKVLHDHPNSAKAHYVEAELLAKQGRYTGAQDELDIAERLQPSLSFTKPQALEKLKAQIAQTHSVNPSGTNHNNQQANNNGTPWGMILLMVCLISFIYLAAKWMSSRNPTLMPANDNPNNAHQQPYVNAGLTPLATQSSGGLGSTIMTGLATGAAVGAGMVAGEALMHHFTDGDHNNSGFINTAQANDEVLNQNDMGGNDFGIADNSSWDDNSGNDDWT